In the genome of Taurinivorans muris, one region contains:
- a CDS encoding tetratricopeptide repeat protein codes for MKIAVVGTSNSILVNGYFPVYQALEYPNQTDNFSIGGANCQLIPYSIEKYKIFDTYDFLITDCAVNDGDYLASNSRSPDWLYNELYSIMSMIKEAPIRHLHLIFPTDMAYNKHYQIHCQVCRELDIPYMDIEKIVSAAKNSGQKKLFYDSKHISLFLAKQLAYLIKEERKNIFSSQKSNDVSACYKHKKYIFCSLPEKFKGEFPTCTKSSSLLSDTYLVLKDSDTLCFENLPELNLESISFWTNTNAGYYTLTTEKQKQNHNSYYPDAHYTNFRPLAKKPFPINKFLKLQAGIDPNIPKHLQENTFPPVSLENNELFLNAVLFSEELNPPLTWQVKNFPEKPANYLPAFQKINSICTNIDKYMHNNLQYIPDDCMFIAAVVYPQNSLLRKQYLTILKRTDNPYFAYYYAELYLVPRKKYALAVKILNTVKKQKIIINAISLLVHCYLQLKQFDNALDTIETLSEEKYRITQLRLLCSIYAHMDLPELFFQEAEQLLKLNENFSTLFHIIDNCIILKKYEEALNYAKQIYAEPRNFFYKQHKKSIIKKVSSVLSYLNKETL; via the coding sequence ATGAAAATTGCAGTTGTCGGAACATCGAATTCAATCTTGGTAAATGGATATTTCCCCGTTTACCAAGCTCTTGAATATCCAAACCAAACGGATAATTTCTCTATCGGCGGAGCGAACTGCCAGCTTATTCCTTACAGCATTGAAAAATACAAAATTTTTGATACCTATGATTTTTTAATTACGGACTGCGCTGTTAATGACGGTGATTACCTAGCCTCCAATTCCCGCTCTCCAGATTGGCTTTATAATGAACTTTACAGCATTATGTCGATGATAAAAGAGGCTCCAATCCGGCACTTGCACTTAATTTTTCCTACCGACATGGCTTACAATAAGCACTATCAAATTCATTGCCAAGTCTGCCGAGAGTTGGATATTCCTTACATGGACATTGAAAAAATTGTTTCTGCCGCTAAAAATTCAGGGCAAAAAAAACTTTTTTACGATAGCAAACATATCTCTCTTTTCTTAGCAAAACAGTTGGCATATCTTATTAAAGAAGAACGAAAGAATATTTTTTCAAGTCAGAAATCAAACGACGTGTCCGCTTGTTACAAACACAAAAAGTATATCTTTTGTTCCCTGCCTGAAAAATTCAAAGGCGAATTTCCGACTTGCACGAAAAGCTCTTCCCTCTTATCTGACACCTATCTTGTTTTAAAAGATTCGGATACCCTATGTTTTGAAAATTTGCCTGAACTGAACCTTGAAAGCATTTCCTTCTGGACCAATACGAATGCGGGGTACTATACGCTCACGACAGAAAAGCAAAAGCAAAATCATAATTCATACTACCCCGATGCCCATTATACAAATTTCAGACCTCTTGCAAAAAAACCATTTCCCATCAATAAATTTCTTAAACTCCAAGCAGGAATTGATCCGAACATTCCGAAACATCTTCAGGAAAATACGTTTCCGCCCGTTTCCCTTGAAAATAATGAACTTTTTCTCAATGCTGTTTTGTTTTCAGAAGAATTAAATCCGCCTCTGACATGGCAAGTTAAAAATTTTCCGGAAAAACCAGCGAATTATTTACCCGCATTTCAAAAAATAAATTCAATATGCACCAATATAGATAAGTATATGCACAATAACTTGCAATACATTCCTGATGACTGCATGTTTATTGCCGCTGTCGTGTATCCGCAAAATTCCCTCTTGCGAAAACAATATTTAACAATATTAAAAAGGACCGATAATCCCTATTTTGCTTATTATTATGCGGAACTATACCTCGTTCCGAGAAAAAAATATGCATTGGCAGTAAAAATTTTAAATACCGTGAAAAAGCAAAAAATCATCATCAACGCAATTTCACTGTTAGTGCATTGCTATCTTCAATTAAAACAATTTGATAATGCTCTTGATACGATTGAAACACTTTCGGAAGAAAAATACCGCATCACACAATTGCGCTTGCTTTGCTCCATTTATGCGCACATGGATTTACCTGAGCTATTTTTTCAGGAAGCGGAACAACTACTGAAATTAAATGAAAATTTTTCCACGCTTTTTCATATTATCGATAATTGCATCATCTTAAAAAAATATGAAGAAGCATTAAACTATGCAAAACAAATTTATGCAGAACCAAGAAATTTTTTTTATAAGCAACATAAAAAAAGCATCATTAAAAAAGTAAGCAGCGTGCTGTCCTACCTCAATAAAGAAACACTATGA
- a CDS encoding long-chain-fatty-acid--CoA ligase: MSNQASPQWHAHYEGDAPADFGFTPSNLQDFLTDAANTAGKNLAVQFHNFKITYEKLNEKAENLAASFRNLGIEKGDRIAIMLPNLPQTVIAFWGAIKAGAIVVMTNPLYMEKELTHHFNDSKPKILITLDLFWSKIEPLKEMLGVEKYVITRASEALAFPLNLLQNLKARRSHEFIKIPFNGKTVIPWKKLLNTKERYIAPSSDPAATIALLQYTGGTTGFSKGAMLTHANLTIQIQQLLEVLHAKEHPMRHLFIGVMPFFHVFGLVGCLILPTVFKSPTIPVPRYVPADLLEIIRKYRPTFFCGAPAIYISLMQQKKIKDIDMTCIKFCISGSSPFPLASLKRFQEMTKAKITEGLGLTEASPVVAANPLFGLQKAGSIGTAIPGTELKIVDPEDGVTEYGNNQPGELLAKGPQVMLGYWNHPEETANSIRDGWLYTGDIAYRDDDGYYFIVDRKKDMAIVGGYNVYPSEIDEVLYEYPKIHEAVSLSIPHRSKGEILKAYIVPKPGEKINTAEIMAFCREKLASYKVPRMIEIREELPKSMVGKILRRALRDEEEKKLQAEKERENSKNNENNM, encoded by the coding sequence ATGTCAAACCAAGCTAGCCCACAATGGCACGCACACTATGAAGGCGACGCCCCGGCGGACTTCGGCTTCACCCCTTCCAATTTGCAGGATTTTCTTACAGACGCAGCAAATACAGCAGGTAAAAACCTTGCCGTGCAATTTCATAATTTCAAAATCACCTATGAAAAGCTCAATGAAAAAGCGGAAAATCTTGCTGCGAGTTTTCGGAATTTGGGAATTGAAAAAGGGGATAGGATTGCCATTATGCTTCCAAACCTGCCTCAAACCGTTATCGCGTTTTGGGGGGCGATAAAAGCAGGGGCGATAGTGGTTATGACCAACCCGCTTTATATGGAAAAAGAATTGACCCACCATTTCAACGACTCGAAACCTAAAATCCTCATCACCCTTGACTTGTTCTGGTCCAAAATCGAACCGCTGAAAGAAATGCTCGGCGTTGAAAAATATGTTATCACAAGAGCTTCCGAAGCGCTTGCTTTTCCGTTGAATCTCCTGCAAAACCTCAAGGCGAGACGCTCCCACGAATTTATAAAAATCCCTTTCAACGGCAAAACCGTTATCCCTTGGAAAAAACTTCTGAATACAAAAGAGCGTTATATTGCTCCAAGCTCCGATCCTGCCGCGACCATAGCCCTTTTGCAGTATACCGGCGGGACAACCGGATTTTCTAAAGGGGCGATGCTGACCCATGCGAACCTTACCATTCAAATTCAGCAGCTTCTTGAAGTTTTGCATGCGAAAGAACACCCCATGCGGCATTTGTTCATCGGCGTAATGCCTTTCTTCCATGTTTTCGGACTGGTGGGCTGTTTGATTTTACCCACGGTCTTCAAATCTCCCACTATTCCCGTTCCCCGTTATGTTCCAGCCGACCTGTTGGAAATCATCAGAAAATACCGTCCGACGTTCTTCTGCGGCGCTCCCGCCATTTATATTTCCTTAATGCAGCAGAAGAAAATCAAAGATATTGACATGACTTGCATCAAATTCTGCATTTCCGGCTCTTCTCCGTTCCCTCTTGCAAGCCTGAAACGTTTCCAAGAAATGACAAAAGCAAAAATTACCGAAGGACTGGGACTTACCGAAGCTTCACCCGTTGTTGCCGCCAACCCGCTTTTCGGTTTGCAAAAAGCCGGCTCCATAGGAACGGCTATTCCCGGAACCGAACTTAAAATCGTCGACCCGGAAGACGGCGTTACGGAATACGGCAACAACCAGCCCGGAGAACTGCTTGCCAAAGGTCCGCAAGTCATGCTCGGCTATTGGAACCATCCTGAAGAAACCGCCAACAGTATCCGTGACGGCTGGCTTTATACAGGCGATATCGCTTACCGTGACGACGACGGATATTATTTTATTGTGGACAGAAAAAAAGATATGGCAATTGTCGGCGGTTACAACGTCTATCCCAGTGAAATCGATGAAGTTCTTTATGAATACCCCAAAATTCATGAAGCAGTTTCCCTCAGTATTCCCCACCGCTCGAAAGGTGAAATTTTAAAAGCCTATATCGTTCCAAAACCGGGAGAAAAAATCAATACGGCTGAAATTATGGCATTTTGCCGTGAAAAACTGGCTTCTTATAAAGTTCCCCGCATGATTGAAATCCGTGAAGAACTTCCGAAAAGCATGGTCGGAAAAATTTTGCGCCGTGCCTTGCGTGATGAGGAAGAAAAGAAACTCCAAGCGGAAAAGGAAAGAGAAAACAGTAAAAATAACGAAAACAACATGTAA
- the nadE gene encoding NAD(+) synthase, translating into MRFYLYQLNGKLGDMQENARKIASFTQNFKNDVCTLLPSLPLIQHPYSAVSRIGGFFERVKRHKLISKNTNIVYESLYKGEKFFWKKTGDITLKNSLIQIGTVKIFAPHCQEPDFACFLKKLAVPKKADLIYFAAAHSFYEGFDIQALLSRFAKKHKKALVYVNACGASDGTVFAGQSMLFDKKGKLLLKLNPFSEDSAYFDFDGSTLQAEPKEIPNINADGLLFLAAKQAIYDYAYKTGIKKAVIGLSGGMDSALVAALACEALGNENVTGIIMPSEYNSKESMDDALNLARNLGMSCHVIPISDITRSFENALADSFAKEKSFENDTTSENIQARTRGNLLTAYANKIKAMVIGTGNKSEAAMGYCTLYGDTVGALEPIADIYKSRVYAVAKWFNESKKEEIIPGNVFVKAPTAELKPNQKDEDTLPPYPYLDNVLFQLLEQGKNPEKIQEEHLTPDDISLIYHRLKTSEFKRKQCPFPVILSSCPFGKKWNPPSSAKIF; encoded by the coding sequence ATGCGGTTTTACCTTTATCAATTAAACGGCAAATTGGGAGATATGCAGGAAAACGCCCGTAAAATCGCATCATTCACCCAAAATTTTAAAAACGATGTCTGCACGCTTTTACCCTCATTGCCGCTCATACAGCACCCCTATTCCGCAGTTAGCCGTATCGGGGGATTTTTTGAACGGGTGAAACGGCATAAGCTTATCAGCAAAAATACCAATATCGTATATGAAAGCCTGTATAAGGGGGAAAAATTTTTTTGGAAAAAAACAGGCGACATTACGTTAAAAAATTCCCTGATACAAATCGGTACGGTAAAAATTTTCGCTCCCCATTGCCAAGAACCTGATTTTGCCTGTTTTTTGAAAAAACTTGCCGTGCCCAAAAAGGCGGACCTGATTTATTTTGCCGCCGCGCATAGCTTTTACGAAGGTTTCGACATTCAAGCTCTGCTTTCCCGCTTTGCCAAAAAGCACAAAAAAGCCCTTGTTTATGTCAATGCCTGCGGAGCAAGCGACGGAACTGTTTTTGCGGGGCAAAGCATGCTTTTTGATAAAAAAGGCAAGCTGCTGTTAAAATTAAATCCTTTTTCCGAAGACAGCGCTTATTTTGATTTTGACGGCAGTACACTGCAGGCGGAACCAAAAGAAATTCCGAATATAAATGCGGACGGCTTGCTTTTTTTAGCCGCAAAACAAGCTATTTATGATTATGCTTATAAAACAGGAATAAAAAAAGCCGTCATCGGGCTGAGCGGAGGCATGGATTCCGCCCTTGTTGCCGCCCTTGCCTGTGAAGCGTTAGGCAATGAAAATGTCACCGGCATCATTATGCCCTCGGAATATAATTCAAAAGAAAGCATGGACGACGCGCTCAATCTTGCCCGTAACCTCGGCATGTCCTGCCATGTCATCCCTATTTCCGATATCACCCGGTCTTTTGAAAATGCTTTGGCAGACAGTTTTGCAAAAGAAAAAAGTTTTGAAAATGACACCACTTCCGAAAACATTCAAGCCCGCACACGCGGCAATCTTTTAACCGCTTATGCCAATAAAATCAAAGCAATGGTCATAGGTACCGGCAACAAATCCGAAGCGGCTATGGGATACTGCACGTTGTACGGCGATACGGTCGGCGCTTTGGAACCTATTGCCGATATTTACAAATCAAGGGTTTATGCCGTTGCAAAATGGTTTAACGAAAGCAAAAAAGAAGAAATCATTCCCGGCAACGTCTTTGTCAAAGCCCCTACCGCAGAACTGAAACCCAATCAAAAAGATGAAGACACGCTCCCGCCCTATCCTTATCTTGACAATGTTCTCTTTCAACTTTTAGAGCAGGGTAAAAATCCCGAAAAAATTCAGGAAGAACATTTGACGCCTGATGATATTTCACTGATTTACCATCGTTTAAAAACAAGCGAATTTAAAAGAAAACAATGTCCGTTTCCTGTTATTCTTTCTTCCTGCCCCTTTGGAAAAAAATGGAACCCGCCCTCAAGCGCAAAAATTTTCTAA
- the dapB gene encoding 4-hydroxy-tetrahydrodipicolinate reductase, whose translation MNTNLIILGAGGRMGSTLIRLAANSNDLTIAAAVEPKTRFVSNLPEHCVVAANLEDCIEKFPHAVIIDFTSASSTMENAKLAARYKNPLVIGTTGLNAEEKKQLAEYAKQTPIMMSPNMSVGINVLLDILPKLTAMLGADYDTELMEIHHNLKKDAPSGTALRLAEAVAEGKKTKLEDVACYHREGIIGERPANEIGIQTLRGGDVVGVHTVYYMGAGERIEITHHAHSRENFAGGALRAARWLAKQEAGRLYSMHDVLKG comes from the coding sequence ATGAATACAAATCTTATCATCTTGGGCGCGGGCGGCCGCATGGGTTCCACGCTTATCCGCCTTGCCGCAAATTCAAATGATTTAACCATAGCCGCCGCTGTCGAACCTAAAACAAGATTTGTATCAAATTTACCGGAACATTGTGTTGTCGCCGCAAATTTGGAAGACTGCATTGAAAAATTCCCCCATGCCGTGATTATTGATTTTACTTCCGCAAGTTCCACCATGGAAAATGCCAAATTGGCAGCCCGATACAAAAATCCGCTTGTCATCGGAACAACGGGGCTTAATGCTGAAGAAAAAAAACAACTGGCTGAATACGCAAAACAAACCCCTATCATGATGTCCCCCAATATGAGCGTGGGTATCAACGTTTTATTGGATATTTTGCCGAAGCTTACGGCTATGCTCGGCGCCGACTATGATACGGAACTTATGGAAATCCACCATAACCTCAAAAAAGACGCTCCGAGCGGAACAGCCCTGCGCCTTGCCGAAGCCGTTGCGGAAGGAAAGAAAACCAAATTGGAAGATGTCGCCTGCTACCACCGCGAAGGCATTATCGGCGAAAGACCTGCAAACGAAATCGGCATACAAACCTTGCGCGGAGGCGATGTCGTCGGGGTGCACACCGTTTACTATATGGGTGCGGGCGAACGTATTGAAATTACGCACCATGCCCATTCAAGAGAAAATTTCGCAGGCGGCGCTTTGCGTGCCGCACGCTGGCTTGCAAAACAGGAAGCGGGAAGATTATACTCCATGCACGATGTGCTCAAAGGATAA
- a CDS encoding HU family DNA-binding protein, producing MTKAELIEKIHAKSGLPTKAKTEAALDATIAAITESLSAGESITLTGFGSFKVTKRAARKGRNPRTGEEIKIPPCSVVKFTPGKNLKDAVN from the coding sequence ATGACTAAAGCTGAACTCATTGAAAAAATCCATGCAAAATCTGGATTGCCTACCAAAGCAAAAACAGAAGCTGCTCTCGACGCGACCATCGCAGCTATTACTGAAAGCCTTTCTGCCGGTGAATCCATTACTTTAACAGGTTTTGGCAGTTTCAAAGTAACCAAACGTGCCGCACGTAAAGGTCGTAACCCACGTACTGGCGAAGAAATTAAAATTCCTCCATGCTCAGTTGTAAAATTTACTCCAGGTAAAAACCTTAAAGACGCTGTAAACTAA
- a CDS encoding SAM-dependent methyltransferase, with protein sequence MENTCVYIAPRFFENELKKELFYLDIPVLRQYGRFFYCAKTPIRPVWAQNTWNLPQTLPILSIGDAAKKLKAVQRNWHSHPIDFFRRVKLIEEKLPPIRFKPHTYGEPIPKTKLGAWTLLDTETLLYSSETSSPFPNGEVNFIENKTEPPSRAYLKLWEIFTLCETYPKPQETAVDLGACPGGWTWVMAKHKVDILAIDKAEITPEIQNMPTVTYENKSGFSLLPQDFPAVDWLLSDMACYPERLYELVQKWLEKGSVKNFVFTIKLQGENTKESIELFKTIPNSSLIHLSCNKHELTWIYGEIQKNFQKKLDNNRANN encoded by the coding sequence ATGGAAAATACTTGCGTCTATATTGCGCCGCGTTTTTTTGAAAACGAACTGAAAAAAGAACTTTTTTATCTTGATATTCCCGTCTTAAGACAATACGGACGTTTTTTTTACTGCGCCAAAACGCCCATACGGCCTGTTTGGGCTCAAAACACGTGGAATTTGCCGCAAACGCTTCCCATTTTGTCCATTGGCGATGCAGCCAAAAAACTCAAGGCTGTCCAAAGAAACTGGCATTCCCACCCCATTGATTTTTTTAGACGGGTTAAACTCATAGAAGAAAAACTGCCTCCCATCCGCTTCAAACCTCATACCTATGGCGAGCCGATCCCGAAAACCAAACTCGGCGCATGGACGCTCCTTGACACGGAAACGCTTTTATACAGTTCCGAAACCTCTTCCCCTTTTCCCAATGGCGAAGTTAATTTTATCGAAAATAAGACAGAACCGCCAAGCAGGGCGTATTTAAAATTATGGGAAATCTTCACCCTTTGCGAAACCTATCCGAAACCGCAGGAAACAGCCGTTGATTTAGGAGCCTGCCCCGGAGGCTGGACTTGGGTGATGGCGAAGCATAAAGTCGACATTCTTGCCATTGACAAAGCGGAAATCACCCCTGAAATACAAAACATGCCCACTGTAACCTATGAGAATAAAAGCGGGTTTTCTTTGCTTCCGCAAGATTTTCCCGCTGTTGACTGGCTTCTTTCCGACATGGCGTGTTATCCGGAAAGGCTTTATGAACTTGTGCAAAAATGGCTTGAAAAAGGCTCTGTTAAAAATTTTGTTTTCACCATAAAACTGCAAGGAGAAAACACTAAAGAATCTATTGAGTTATTTAAAACTATCCCGAACTCTTCGCTCATCCACCTATCCTGCAACAAACATGAACTCACGTGGATTTACGGCGAGATACAAAAAAACTTTCAAAAAAAACTTGACAATAACAGGGCTAATAACTAG
- a CDS encoding AMP-binding protein, with protein sequence MSEFKLIEKTLGQILDHAVDRYSHKTAFVFTESELRLTWKELQEEVDTIAKGLIAIGIQKGEKIAVWSPNVPHWITFLFASAKIGAILITVNTNYRSSELLYQLKQSECENICLAESYREHNFFATFSQIAPEVKTQNKENIQSEQLPHLKRVIFFGEEKQNGMYSVPEIRELAKSVTEEEFQERQNSLSPYDTANMQYTSGTTGFPKGVMLSHVGIGNNAYYIGLNQKLTSDDIVCIPAPFFHCLGLVLGVLSNVQHGACSVVLENFNPVQVMAAVEKEKCTGLIGVPSMYLSIVEHKLFKKFDYSTLRTGIMSGAICPVPLMQRVVREMNMREITIPYGLTENSPVMTMTTTNESIEDRCATVGKAMPGIEVEIYDPETGKKLPPNMHGEICCRGYSVMQGYYNDKNATESVIDKDGWLHSGDIGVLDERGYLRITGRIKDMIVRGGENIYPREIEEFLMHIPDVQDVQVVAIPSRKYGEDIAAFILTRNGKIIKAEDVRDFCRGRIAWHKIPRHVATIEEFPHTANGKIQKFKLRELAIELFVHNN encoded by the coding sequence ATGTCAGAATTTAAACTCATCGAAAAAACACTCGGACAGATTTTAGACCATGCTGTCGACCGTTATTCTCATAAAACAGCTTTTGTTTTTACTGAGTCGGAACTTCGTTTAACATGGAAAGAACTCCAAGAAGAAGTGGATACCATTGCGAAAGGCTTAATCGCCATCGGCATTCAAAAAGGCGAAAAAATAGCCGTTTGGTCGCCCAATGTCCCCCATTGGATTACTTTCTTGTTCGCGTCCGCAAAAATCGGCGCCATTCTCATCACTGTCAACACGAATTACCGCAGCAGCGAATTATTATATCAGCTCAAGCAATCCGAATGTGAAAACATCTGCCTTGCGGAAAGTTACCGCGAGCATAATTTTTTCGCCACATTCAGCCAAATCGCTCCGGAAGTCAAAACGCAAAACAAAGAAAATATACAAAGCGAACAACTCCCCCACCTCAAACGCGTTATTTTTTTCGGGGAAGAAAAGCAAAACGGCATGTACAGCGTGCCTGAAATACGGGAACTTGCAAAATCCGTCACGGAAGAAGAATTTCAGGAAAGGCAGAACAGCCTCAGCCCTTATGATACGGCAAACATGCAGTATACTTCCGGCACGACCGGTTTTCCGAAAGGGGTTATGCTCAGCCATGTAGGCATCGGCAATAACGCTTACTATATCGGACTGAACCAAAAATTGACTTCTGACGACATTGTCTGCATTCCTGCTCCGTTTTTCCATTGTTTGGGTTTGGTGCTCGGCGTATTGTCCAATGTGCAGCACGGCGCTTGTTCCGTTGTTTTGGAAAATTTCAATCCGGTGCAAGTCATGGCTGCTGTGGAAAAAGAAAAATGCACGGGACTCATCGGCGTTCCCAGCATGTATCTTTCCATTGTCGAACACAAGCTTTTCAAAAAATTTGATTATTCCACGCTGCGCACCGGCATTATGAGCGGTGCCATTTGTCCTGTTCCGCTTATGCAAAGAGTCGTGCGTGAAATGAATATGCGCGAAATAACTATTCCCTACGGCTTGACGGAAAACTCCCCTGTGATGACCATGACAACGACAAACGAAAGCATTGAGGACAGATGCGCGACGGTCGGCAAAGCGATGCCCGGCATTGAAGTTGAAATTTACGACCCGGAAACAGGAAAAAAACTCCCTCCGAACATGCACGGAGAAATTTGCTGCCGCGGTTACAGCGTCATGCAAGGCTATTATAACGACAAAAACGCAACCGAAAGCGTCATCGATAAAGACGGCTGGCTTCATTCCGGCGATATCGGCGTTTTGGACGAACGGGGCTATCTGCGTATCACAGGCAGGATAAAAGATATGATAGTACGCGGCGGAGAAAATATTTATCCGCGTGAGATTGAAGAATTTCTCATGCATATCCCCGATGTGCAGGACGTGCAGGTTGTTGCCATTCCCTCCCGAAAATACGGGGAAGACATCGCCGCTTTCATTCTGACCCGAAACGGAAAAATCATCAAAGCGGAAGATGTGCGTGATTTTTGCCGCGGACGCATAGCATGGCACAAAATACCCCGTCACGTCGCAACCATTGAAGAATTTCCCCATACTGCCAACGGAAAAATCCAGAAATTCAAATTAAGAGAACTTGCCATAGAGCTTTTTGTGCACAATAATTAA
- the gltA gene encoding NADPH-dependent glutamate synthase codes for MNANKLPRTEMPCQEPKERITNFNEVALGYTDEMAKAEASRCLQCKNPLCRKGCPVEVRIPEFIAAINENDLTKAYEILKSTNSLPAVCGRVCPQEKQCEAKCILGAKGEPVAIGRLERYVADKALEAQTKTAKPQAKNVKIACIGSGPSSLTCAGYLANLGAEVTVFEGLHEPGGVLVYGIPEFRLPKNIVRQELQALQDLGVEIKTSFVGGTTVTLDSLFKKGYQAIFVGVGAGLPLFLNIPGENLIGVFSANEYLTRTNLGRAYDFPNYDTPSYSGKNVTVFGAGNVAMDAARTAKRMGAETVHIVYRRSRNEMPARSEEIEHAFEEGVELLELSAPLEFKGNENGKLVSVTLQKMELGEPDASGRRSPVPVPNSNFEMKTDLAIVALGTRPNPLFINNTPELELNRKGYIVTDEETGETSVKNVFAGGDIVTGAATVILAMGAGRKAAATIAGRFLK; via the coding sequence ATGAACGCAAATAAACTTCCACGTACTGAAATGCCCTGCCAAGAGCCAAAAGAAAGAATTACGAATTTTAATGAAGTTGCTCTCGGCTATACCGATGAAATGGCAAAAGCAGAAGCGAGCCGCTGTCTGCAATGCAAAAATCCCTTATGCCGCAAAGGCTGTCCTGTTGAAGTCCGCATTCCGGAATTTATTGCAGCCATCAATGAAAATGATTTGACAAAAGCGTATGAGATATTAAAAAGCACCAACAGCCTTCCGGCTGTTTGCGGTCGTGTCTGCCCACAGGAAAAACAATGCGAAGCGAAATGCATTCTCGGCGCGAAAGGCGAACCAGTCGCCATTGGACGCCTTGAACGCTATGTCGCGGACAAAGCCCTTGAAGCCCAGACAAAAACAGCCAAACCGCAAGCAAAGAATGTAAAAATCGCATGTATCGGCTCAGGACCTTCTTCCCTCACCTGCGCAGGTTATCTTGCAAATCTCGGAGCGGAAGTGACCGTTTTTGAAGGATTGCATGAGCCCGGCGGAGTTTTGGTTTACGGCATTCCCGAATTCAGACTGCCCAAAAACATTGTCCGTCAAGAATTGCAGGCATTGCAGGACTTGGGCGTTGAAATAAAAACAAGCTTTGTCGGCGGCACCACGGTAACTTTGGACAGCCTCTTCAAAAAAGGCTATCAAGCCATTTTTGTCGGCGTCGGCGCAGGCTTGCCTCTCTTCTTGAATATCCCGGGGGAAAACCTTATCGGCGTATTCTCCGCCAACGAATATCTGACCCGTACGAACCTCGGGCGCGCTTACGACTTTCCGAACTATGACACCCCTTCCTATTCAGGCAAAAACGTCACGGTTTTCGGAGCCGGCAACGTTGCAATGGACGCAGCACGCACGGCAAAACGCATGGGAGCCGAAACCGTTCATATCGTATACCGCCGCAGCAGAAACGAAATGCCCGCCCGTTCGGAAGAAATTGAACATGCTTTTGAAGAGGGCGTCGAACTTCTCGAACTTTCCGCTCCTCTTGAATTCAAAGGCAATGAAAACGGCAAACTTGTTTCCGTAACGCTGCAAAAAATGGAGCTTGGCGAACCTGACGCAAGCGGCAGAAGAAGCCCTGTGCCGGTACCGAATTCAAACTTCGAAATGAAGACGGACCTTGCCATTGTCGCCCTCGGAACACGTCCGAACCCTCTCTTCATCAACAACACGCCCGAACTTGAACTGAACAGAAAAGGCTATATCGTGACCGATGAAGAAACCGGTGAAACTTCGGTAAAAAATGTTTTTGCGGGCGGCGACATCGTAACCGGTGCCGCAACCGTCATTCTTGCAATGGGTGCAGGCAGAAAAGCCGCCGCAACCATTGCCGGACGCTTCTTAAAATAA